Proteins encoded within one genomic window of Citricoccus muralis:
- a CDS encoding class II fumarate hydratase, protein MTESQPQYRIEHDTMGEVQVPIDALYRAQTQRAVENFPISGKTLEPAHIHALAEVKKAAARANAELEVITQERADAIVAAADEVISGAHDDHYPIDVFQTGSGTSSNMNTNEVLATLATRALKEAGSENEVHPNDHVNASQSSNDVFPTSVHLAVTGALINDLKPALDYLAVSLEKKAEEFAGVVKSGRTHLMDATPVTLGQEFGGYAAQVRYGIERIDSSLPRVAEVPLGGTAVGTGINTPKGFSARVIELLAEQTGLPITEARDHFEAQANRDGLVEASGQLRNIAYSIMKINNDLRWMGSGPNTGLGEIAIPDLQPGSSIMPGKVNPVICEAAIMVCAQVIGNDTTVALSSTNGAFELNVGIPVMAANLLESIRLLANTSRVMADKMIDGITANEERCSFLAGASPSIVTPLNKVIGYEAAAKIAKHSVNNKMTVREAVIDLGYVERGEVTEAQLDAALDTMSMTRPAE, encoded by the coding sequence ATGACTGAATCGCAACCGCAGTACCGTATCGAGCACGACACCATGGGCGAAGTTCAGGTCCCGATCGACGCCCTGTACCGGGCCCAGACCCAGCGCGCCGTCGAGAACTTCCCGATCTCCGGCAAGACCCTGGAGCCGGCACACATCCACGCCCTGGCCGAGGTGAAGAAGGCCGCCGCTCGGGCCAACGCCGAACTCGAGGTGATTACCCAGGAGCGCGCCGACGCCATCGTCGCTGCCGCTGATGAGGTCATCTCCGGCGCTCACGACGACCACTACCCGATCGACGTGTTCCAGACCGGATCCGGCACCTCCTCCAACATGAACACCAACGAGGTGCTCGCCACCCTGGCCACCCGCGCACTCAAGGAGGCCGGCTCCGAGAACGAGGTCCACCCCAACGACCACGTCAACGCCTCTCAGTCTTCCAACGACGTGTTCCCCACCTCCGTGCACCTGGCCGTCACCGGCGCACTGATCAACGACCTGAAGCCCGCTCTGGACTACCTGGCCGTCTCCCTCGAAAAGAAGGCCGAAGAATTCGCCGGTGTGGTGAAGTCCGGCCGTACCCACCTGATGGACGCCACCCCGGTCACCCTGGGCCAGGAGTTCGGCGGCTACGCCGCGCAGGTCCGCTACGGCATCGAGCGCATTGACTCGTCACTGCCGCGCGTCGCCGAGGTTCCGCTGGGCGGCACCGCCGTGGGCACCGGCATCAACACCCCGAAGGGCTTCTCCGCCCGCGTGATCGAGCTGCTCGCCGAGCAGACCGGGCTACCCATCACCGAGGCCCGCGACCACTTCGAGGCCCAGGCCAACCGCGACGGTCTCGTCGAGGCCTCCGGCCAGCTGCGCAACATCGCCTACTCGATCATGAAGATCAATAACGACCTGCGTTGGATGGGCTCCGGCCCGAATACCGGCCTCGGCGAAATCGCGATCCCCGACCTGCAGCCCGGCTCCTCCATCATGCCCGGTAAGGTGAACCCGGTGATCTGCGAAGCCGCAATCATGGTCTGCGCCCAGGTCATCGGCAACGACACCACCGTGGCCTTGTCCTCCACCAACGGCGCCTTCGAGCTCAACGTCGGCATCCCGGTCATGGCCGCCAACCTCCTCGAGTCCATTCGCCTGCTCGCCAACACCTCCCGGGTGATGGCCGACAAGATGATCGACGGCATCACCGCCAATGAGGAGCGCTGCTCCTTCCTGGCTGGCGCATCGCCCTCGATCGTGACCCCGCTGAACAAGGTCATCGGCTACGAGGCCGCCGCCAAGATCGCCAAGCACTCGGTCAACAACAAGATGACCGTGCGCGAAGCTGTTATCGATCTCGGCTACGTGGAGCGCGGTGAGGTCACCGAGGCTCAGCTTGACGCCGCCCTGGACACCATGTCCATGACCCGTCCAGCCGAGTAA
- a CDS encoding carbonic anhydrase, translating to MPATPTRAWQILAQGNERFVSGTTLHPNQNAARRASLTGEQNPLAVIFGCSDSRLAAEIIFDVGLGDVFVVRTAGQVIDDAVLGSLEYSVDILNIPLIIVLGHDSCGAVTAAVDSYASGAMPPGFIRSLVERITPSVLAARQQGVTDVDGTVAEHTDQTVHRLVETSRSLADAVEDGRTAVLGLTYSLANGTVEVGAAVGDIDTRR from the coding sequence ATGCCCGCAACCCCCACCCGTGCCTGGCAGATCCTGGCCCAAGGCAATGAGCGCTTCGTCTCGGGCACCACGCTGCACCCGAACCAGAATGCCGCCCGCCGCGCCTCGTTGACCGGTGAACAGAACCCGTTGGCCGTGATTTTCGGTTGTTCCGACTCCCGGCTGGCCGCCGAGATCATTTTCGACGTCGGCTTGGGTGATGTCTTCGTGGTCCGCACCGCCGGGCAGGTCATCGACGACGCCGTGCTCGGTTCCCTGGAATACTCGGTCGACATCCTCAACATCCCGCTGATCATCGTGCTCGGCCATGACTCCTGCGGAGCGGTCACCGCCGCCGTGGATTCCTATGCTTCCGGTGCCATGCCGCCCGGTTTCATCCGCTCCCTGGTCGAGCGGATCACCCCCTCGGTGCTCGCGGCACGCCAGCAAGGCGTGACCGACGTCGACGGCACCGTGGCCGAACACACCGACCAAACCGTGCACCGGCTCGTGGAGACCTCCCGTTCCCTGGCCGACGCCGTCGAAGACGGACGCACCGCTGTTCTCGGACTGACCTACTCCCTGGCCAACGGCACCGTCGAAGTGGGCGCGGCCGTCGGCGACATCGACACGCGACGATAG
- a CDS encoding DUF4245 domain-containing protein, whose translation MTQPVDAAPKPQYTRKQGERMYQNVKAMAFSVLATVAIVALVVMLNPLRDRDADPGIDVPAIAAEASSVADFTALAPEIPEDWYASYARWNGSPSDGVPNWQVGYVTPDEEFVGFVQSSDANSTWVGQQVHGAAESGLIELSGHDFSVHRADNGHTYLVTELAHEEAAGSEASDIDSVTLVVSGSGSDEQITTLTKAVLENDNESRS comes from the coding sequence GTGACTCAACCCGTCGATGCCGCCCCGAAGCCTCAGTACACGCGCAAACAAGGTGAGCGCATGTACCAGAACGTCAAGGCCATGGCGTTCTCGGTGCTCGCCACGGTCGCCATTGTCGCCCTCGTGGTCATGCTCAACCCGCTTCGCGATCGCGACGCCGACCCCGGCATCGACGTTCCGGCCATCGCCGCCGAAGCCAGCAGCGTCGCCGACTTCACCGCTCTGGCCCCGGAGATTCCCGAAGATTGGTACGCCAGCTATGCCCGCTGGAACGGGTCGCCCTCCGACGGCGTACCCAACTGGCAGGTCGGCTATGTCACCCCCGATGAAGAATTCGTTGGCTTCGTCCAGTCCTCAGATGCCAACAGCACCTGGGTGGGGCAGCAGGTTCACGGCGCCGCGGAATCCGGCCTCATCGAGCTGAGCGGACACGACTTCAGCGTGCACCGGGCCGACAACGGACACACCTATTTGGTCACCGAACTGGCCCATGAGGAGGCTGCTGGTTCCGAGGCATCCGACATCGATTCCGTGACCCTGGTGGTCTCGGGATCCGGCTCCGATGAGCAGATCACCACCCTCACCAAAGCGGTGTTGGAGAACGACAACGAAAGCAGGTCCTGA
- the glpX gene encoding class II fructose-bisphosphatase, whose translation MAKADGQPQNDLNDSLKPDRNLAMELVRVTEAAAIAGGHWVGYGDKNRADGAAVDAMRKFMDTVRMNGVVVIGEGEKDEAPMLFNGENVGDGTGAEVDVAVDPIDGTRLTALGYNNALSVFAVAERGTMFDASSVFYMEKMVVGPEAAEMVDLRLPVKQNIHLLGKALNKPVSQLNICVLDRPRHEGLVREIREAGARVKFIMDGDVAGGIAAARHNTDVDMLLGTGGTPEGVVTACALKATGGMIQGRLAPTDDDEKQKAIDAGLDLDQVLTTNDLVRSDNCYFAATGITDGDLLRGVRYYNDRIVTQSIVMRSKSGTVRTVEAEHRTEKWPEWLPER comes from the coding sequence ATGGCGAAAGCCGATGGACAGCCGCAGAACGACCTCAACGACTCCTTGAAGCCCGACCGGAACCTGGCAATGGAGCTGGTGCGTGTGACAGAGGCGGCGGCCATCGCTGGAGGCCACTGGGTAGGTTACGGCGATAAGAACCGCGCCGATGGTGCCGCCGTGGATGCGATGCGTAAGTTCATGGACACCGTGCGGATGAACGGTGTGGTTGTGATCGGCGAGGGCGAGAAGGACGAAGCCCCCATGCTGTTCAACGGTGAGAACGTGGGCGACGGCACCGGAGCTGAGGTGGACGTCGCGGTGGATCCCATCGATGGAACCCGCCTGACTGCCCTGGGCTACAACAACGCGCTGTCCGTGTTCGCAGTGGCCGAGCGCGGCACCATGTTTGATGCCTCATCGGTGTTCTACATGGAAAAGATGGTCGTGGGCCCGGAGGCCGCCGAAATGGTGGACCTGCGCCTGCCGGTCAAACAGAACATTCATTTGCTGGGTAAGGCGCTGAACAAGCCGGTTTCCCAGCTGAACATCTGCGTGCTGGACCGCCCGCGTCACGAGGGCCTGGTGCGTGAGATCCGCGAGGCCGGCGCCCGCGTGAAGTTCATCATGGACGGCGACGTGGCTGGAGGCATCGCCGCAGCTCGCCACAACACCGACGTTGACATGCTGCTGGGCACCGGTGGCACTCCCGAGGGTGTCGTGACCGCCTGTGCACTGAAGGCCACCGGCGGCATGATCCAGGGTCGATTGGCGCCCACGGACGACGACGAGAAGCAGAAGGCTATTGACGCCGGGCTGGACCTGGACCAGGTACTGACGACGAATGACCTCGTGCGTTCCGACAACTGCTACTTTGCCGCCACCGGCATCACCGACGGCGACCTGTTGCGTGGTGTGCGCTACTACAACGACCGGATTGTCACCCAGTCGATCGTGATGCGCTCCAAGTCGGGCACCGTGCGCACGGTGGAAGCCGAGCACCGCACCGAGAAGTGGCCGGAGTGGCTGCCGGAGCGCTGA
- the manA gene encoding mannose-6-phosphate isomerase, class I yields MTSLTPPSVHGEALAELYLLDGPVRDYAWGSAELLAELQGRDASGEPEAELWLGSHPGAPSVVHHLGASVPLNTLLAAAPAEALGGCLAAGIDASGDPHSPQLPFLVKLLAAAAPLSIQAHPTVTQAQQGWDAENARGTALDSPERCYKDRNHKPEMLIAITEFSALCGFRDPRDTAGTFRRLGKLQELSADVLTAVTEFSQRLEAGDLSGVFTALLDPEGPWADDTDNRTFATRLLTALCHPDNTDLVATDASLSTAVEIAAHHPDDPGVLVSMLMNRVNLSPGEAIFLGAGVVHAYLSGLGLETMASSDNVLRGGLTPKHINVTELQRVVDFTPTTDPRVHPASRGESEDGARVETFPVPVNDFIVTGIHLASQSTFHLHDAGPRILVCTAGEVRLEASEQSLDLTPGQAAFAPASTRALALADRSAGSAGSTQKPHNAEHPTTAFVIGCPSASR; encoded by the coding sequence ATGACCTCTCTCACTCCCCCGTCCGTTCACGGTGAGGCACTCGCCGAGCTATACCTGCTCGACGGGCCAGTGCGTGACTACGCCTGGGGCTCCGCCGAGCTACTGGCCGAATTGCAGGGCCGTGACGCTTCCGGTGAGCCCGAGGCTGAACTCTGGCTGGGTTCCCACCCCGGTGCTCCCTCCGTGGTGCATCACCTGGGTGCCTCCGTCCCGTTGAATACCCTGCTGGCCGCCGCACCGGCGGAGGCCCTGGGCGGCTGCTTAGCCGCCGGAATCGACGCCTCCGGTGACCCGCATTCCCCGCAGCTCCCCTTCCTGGTGAAGCTGCTGGCTGCGGCCGCTCCCCTGTCGATTCAGGCTCACCCCACCGTTACCCAGGCCCAACAGGGCTGGGACGCGGAGAACGCTCGTGGCACCGCCCTGGATTCACCCGAGCGCTGCTACAAGGACCGCAACCATAAGCCCGAGATGCTGATCGCGATCACCGAGTTCTCTGCGCTGTGTGGGTTCCGGGACCCGCGCGATACAGCGGGCACCTTCCGCCGCCTGGGCAAGCTCCAGGAACTCTCGGCGGACGTGCTGACGGCGGTCACCGAATTTTCTCAACGGCTGGAGGCTGGGGATCTCTCCGGGGTCTTCACCGCCCTACTGGACCCCGAGGGCCCCTGGGCCGACGACACCGACAACCGCACCTTTGCCACCCGACTGCTGACCGCACTGTGTCACCCGGACAATACAGACCTGGTGGCCACCGATGCCTCGCTGAGCACCGCCGTAGAGATCGCCGCACATCATCCCGATGACCCCGGCGTGTTGGTGTCCATGCTGATGAACAGGGTGAATCTGTCCCCGGGCGAAGCCATCTTCCTCGGTGCCGGAGTGGTCCACGCTTATCTCTCCGGGCTCGGCCTGGAAACCATGGCCTCCTCCGATAACGTGCTACGCGGCGGGCTCACCCCGAAGCACATCAACGTCACCGAGCTGCAGCGGGTGGTCGATTTCACGCCGACCACGGATCCGCGCGTGCACCCAGCATCCCGCGGGGAATCCGAGGACGGTGCCCGCGTCGAAACATTCCCGGTCCCGGTGAACGACTTCATCGTCACCGGTATCCACCTTGCGTCTCAGTCCACGTTTCACCTGCACGACGCCGGACCGCGGATCCTGGTGTGCACCGCCGGTGAGGTCCGTCTGGAGGCCAGCGAGCAGTCTCTCGATCTGACCCCCGGTCAGGCCGCCTTCGCGCCCGCGAGCACCAGAGCGCTCGCCCTGGCAGACCGCAGCGCCGGCAGCGCGGGCAGCACTCAAAAGCCCCACAACGCAGAACACCCGACGACGGCGTTCGTCATCGGGTGTCCCAGCGCGTCTCGCTGA
- a CDS encoding LCP family protein: MAKTLSRRDLAAFRQRRFDRFRPDGASVDPLKNPQGATAPERSKRSFLLLALTLLIPGSAQALAGDRSLGRFAMGVTVSLWTLLILVILGALFARDMMVVLASYPTAQFLAVILLAVLAVGWAILWIDTFRLIRFRLLAPGLKPIVAFTTVILMVLTSGSLAYGSVMLNSSRTSLSTIFADSPPIDPVNGRYNFLVMGGDAGEGRQGLRPDSISVASVNADTGKIILFSIPRNFQNTQFSDDSPLWSVYPNGYDCGDQCIINSLYVDVVNDHSDLYPGAEDPGAEAMMDAASGILGIDVQAYVLLDMEGFAQLIDSMGGVTVTTGGWTTHRGNRPDGEWGNAWWGPGTYEFDGKDALAFARSRHWSSDYSRIRRQQCIQQAMLSQFNLPTLLTRFEGILDAGEQIVETDLPQQQLGTFLSLGAKSQQVPMDRLTIGAPDFGDQGERFSTYPDFDEIHSRVSDMLAADDTPLGGSTPAGVNIAPLLTHFAQVRMDVEGDEATGSERGSAASQDPADWPEPPTQADGTEITEEYLMWAEDTYQEALLEDASSTNQYCHPG; encoded by the coding sequence ATGGCTAAAACTCTTTCGCGCCGAGACCTCGCCGCCTTCCGTCAACGCCGGTTCGACCGGTTCCGCCCCGACGGCGCCTCCGTCGATCCTTTGAAAAATCCGCAGGGGGCCACCGCACCGGAGCGCAGCAAGCGCTCCTTCTTGTTGCTGGCACTGACCCTGCTCATTCCAGGAAGTGCGCAGGCCCTGGCCGGAGACCGTTCCCTGGGGCGCTTTGCCATGGGCGTGACCGTCTCCCTCTGGACGCTGCTCATCCTGGTGATTCTCGGGGCCTTGTTCGCCCGCGACATGATGGTGGTCCTGGCTAGCTACCCCACCGCACAGTTCCTGGCCGTGATCTTACTGGCCGTTCTCGCGGTGGGCTGGGCCATCCTGTGGATCGACACGTTTCGGCTCATCCGCTTCCGACTGCTGGCTCCCGGGCTGAAACCGATCGTCGCCTTCACCACGGTCATCCTGATGGTGCTGACCTCCGGGTCACTGGCCTACGGGTCGGTCATGCTGAATTCCTCGCGGACCTCCCTGTCCACCATTTTCGCCGATAGCCCGCCCATTGACCCGGTCAACGGCCGTTACAACTTCTTGGTGATGGGCGGCGATGCGGGTGAGGGGCGCCAAGGCCTGCGGCCCGACTCGATTTCCGTGGCCTCGGTGAACGCCGACACCGGCAAGATCATCCTGTTCTCGATTCCTCGCAACTTCCAGAACACCCAGTTCTCCGATGACTCCCCTCTGTGGTCGGTCTACCCCAACGGTTACGACTGCGGGGATCAGTGCATCATCAACTCGCTCTACGTCGACGTCGTCAATGACCACAGCGATCTCTATCCCGGTGCTGAGGATCCCGGAGCGGAAGCGATGATGGACGCCGCCAGCGGGATCCTCGGGATCGACGTGCAGGCGTACGTGTTGCTCGATATGGAGGGCTTCGCTCAGCTGATCGACTCCATGGGTGGCGTCACCGTGACCACCGGCGGTTGGACTACCCACCGCGGCAACCGTCCCGACGGCGAATGGGGCAACGCCTGGTGGGGACCGGGCACCTACGAATTCGACGGCAAAGACGCCCTGGCCTTCGCCCGATCGCGACACTGGTCGTCCGACTACTCCCGCATCCGCCGACAGCAGTGCATCCAGCAGGCCATGCTCTCCCAGTTCAACCTGCCCACCCTATTGACCCGATTCGAAGGAATTCTCGACGCCGGTGAGCAGATTGTGGAAACCGACCTGCCGCAGCAGCAGCTGGGCACTTTCCTGTCTCTGGGAGCCAAGTCGCAGCAGGTTCCCATGGACCGATTGACCATCGGCGCCCCGGACTTCGGGGACCAGGGCGAACGCTTCTCCACCTACCCCGATTTCGATGAGATCCACTCCCGCGTCTCAGACATGCTCGCTGCCGATGACACCCCGTTGGGTGGCAGCACCCCCGCCGGTGTGAACATCGCGCCGTTGCTCACCCATTTTGCTCAGGTGCGCATGGACGTCGAGGGCGATGAGGCCACCGGCTCCGAACGTGGCTCGGCCGCCTCGCAGGATCCCGCCGATTGGCCGGAGCCTCCAACGCAGGCCGACGGCACCGAGATCACCGAGGAATACCTGATGTGGGCCGAGGACACGTATCAAGAAGCCCTGCTCGAGGACGCTTCCTCGACCAACCAGTATTGCCACCCCGGATAG
- the purE gene encoding 5-(carboxyamino)imidazole ribonucleotide mutase: MTQQSTSLDSAAAESTTAPQVGIVMGSDSDWPVMQAAAEALEEFGITYEADVVSAHRMPHEMIAYGTRAHERGLQVIIAGAGGAAHLPGMLASTTPLPVIGVPVPLKTLDGMDSLLSIVQMPAGVPVATVSIGGARNAGLLAARILGSGSGPEAERIRAHMISFAAELKDMASAKGTRLRETLQGNPGYRPTEA, from the coding sequence ATGACCCAACAGAGCACCAGCCTCGATTCCGCTGCAGCAGAATCCACCACCGCACCGCAGGTGGGGATTGTGATGGGGTCCGATTCTGATTGGCCCGTCATGCAGGCTGCCGCCGAGGCGCTCGAGGAATTCGGTATCACCTACGAAGCCGATGTGGTCTCCGCGCACCGGATGCCCCACGAGATGATCGCCTACGGAACCCGCGCCCATGAACGCGGCCTGCAGGTCATCATCGCCGGGGCCGGGGGTGCAGCCCATCTTCCGGGCATGCTAGCCTCCACCACGCCGTTGCCGGTGATCGGCGTCCCGGTTCCGCTGAAAACGTTGGACGGCATGGACTCGCTGCTCTCCATCGTCCAGATGCCCGCCGGGGTTCCCGTGGCCACTGTTTCCATCGGCGGGGCGCGCAACGCCGGACTGCTCGCAGCACGCATCCTCGGTTCGGGTTCTGGCCCAGAAGCCGAGCGCATCCGCGCCCACATGATCAGCTTCGCCGCCGAGCTCAAAGACATGGCTTCCGCGAAAGGAACCCGACTGCGTGAGACACTGCAGGGTAACCCTGGATACCGTCCCACCGAGGCCTGA
- a CDS encoding 5-(carboxyamino)imidazole ribonucleotide synthase has product MTFPLVGVVGGGQLARMLAPAAIELGIHLHVLAESEDVSATSAARYTVGDYRDLDTLMRFAATVDVLTFDHEHVPTEHLRTLEDSGVAVRPGPEALQYAQDKLKMRSIADELGLPNPVWAAVDSVEALVSFGEEHGWPVVLKTPRGGYDGKGVRVVRTPEEAAETTEWFELDFPALLVEQLVPFSRELSAQVARRPSGEVAIYPIVESLQTDSVCDVVTAPAPGLDPEVAAAAAEAASTLAERLGVVGMLAVELFETPGTGPGFLINELAMRPHNSGHWSMDGAVTGQFEQHLRAVLDLPLGSTQPLGAYTVMKNYLGGANQDLYSAFDRAMSEYPSAKIHAYGKSVRPGRKVGHINVIAATEQDLNQARAIAEGAASVIRDGVPSADSAR; this is encoded by the coding sequence GTGACTTTTCCTCTCGTAGGCGTCGTCGGCGGCGGCCAATTGGCCCGCATGCTGGCCCCCGCCGCCATTGAACTCGGTATCCATCTCCACGTCCTCGCAGAGTCCGAGGACGTGTCTGCGACCAGTGCCGCCCGCTACACGGTGGGCGATTATCGCGACCTGGACACGCTGATGCGCTTCGCCGCGACTGTGGATGTCCTCACATTCGATCACGAGCACGTTCCCACCGAGCACCTGCGCACCCTCGAGGACTCTGGTGTCGCGGTCCGCCCGGGACCCGAGGCCCTACAGTACGCCCAGGATAAGCTCAAAATGCGAAGCATTGCCGATGAGCTCGGATTGCCGAACCCTGTTTGGGCAGCAGTGGATTCCGTGGAAGCTCTGGTGAGCTTCGGCGAGGAGCACGGCTGGCCCGTGGTGCTCAAGACTCCCCGCGGCGGCTACGACGGCAAGGGCGTGCGCGTGGTGCGCACCCCAGAGGAGGCAGCCGAAACCACCGAGTGGTTCGAGCTCGATTTCCCGGCCCTCCTCGTGGAGCAGCTGGTCCCGTTCTCGCGCGAACTCTCCGCCCAGGTGGCTCGCCGCCCCTCGGGTGAGGTCGCGATCTACCCGATCGTGGAGTCACTGCAGACCGACAGCGTCTGTGATGTCGTCACCGCCCCGGCCCCCGGCCTAGATCCCGAGGTGGCCGCAGCAGCGGCGGAGGCAGCCTCCACCCTGGCCGAGCGTCTCGGCGTGGTGGGCATGCTCGCCGTCGAACTCTTCGAGACCCCGGGAACCGGCCCAGGCTTCCTGATCAACGAGCTGGCGATGCGCCCGCACAATTCCGGACATTGGTCCATGGATGGCGCAGTGACCGGACAGTTTGAGCAGCATTTGCGCGCCGTACTGGATCTCCCCCTGGGCTCCACTCAGCCCCTGGGCGCCTACACGGTCATGAAGAACTACCTGGGCGGGGCCAATCAAGACCTCTATTCGGCATTCGACCGGGCCATGAGCGAATATCCGAGCGCCAAGATCCACGCCTACGGAAAGTCCGTGCGACCCGGACGCAAGGTAGGTCACATCAATGTGATCGCCGCCACGGAACAGGATCTGAACCAGGCTCGCGCAATCGCCGAGGGGGCAGCCTCGGTGATTCGTGACGGAGTCCCGAGCGCCGACAGCGCCCGCTGA
- a CDS encoding GtrA family protein translates to MFSDLWQRLLGLIRMLWREVAKFGTVGAVAFVIDSAVFVWLMHGPMEGSNVKAKIVAGVVATIFSWIANRFWTFRHRRQSNVGRELVLFLVMNAIGLGIQAGCVFIAQYLLGVTSTSGLFIAGNVVGLFFGTVFRFFAYRFWVFSETMESDPAFAHDRGFLTGQFPAVPAADENSEPNTDQRSAPSEGFDSAR, encoded by the coding sequence ATGTTCAGTGACCTTTGGCAGCGCCTTCTCGGGCTGATTCGTATGCTGTGGCGAGAAGTCGCCAAATTCGGCACGGTCGGCGCGGTCGCGTTCGTGATCGATTCCGCGGTGTTCGTGTGGCTCATGCACGGGCCGATGGAAGGCTCCAACGTGAAGGCCAAGATTGTGGCCGGTGTGGTGGCGACGATCTTCTCGTGGATCGCCAACCGTTTCTGGACCTTCCGGCACCGTCGTCAGTCCAATGTCGGTCGCGAGCTGGTGCTGTTCTTGGTCATGAACGCCATTGGCCTGGGGATTCAGGCCGGCTGCGTGTTCATTGCTCAGTATCTGCTCGGGGTGACCTCCACCTCGGGGCTGTTCATTGCCGGCAACGTGGTGGGCCTGTTCTTCGGCACCGTGTTCCGCTTTTTCGCTTATCGGTTCTGGGTGTTCTCCGAGACCATGGAGTCCGACCCGGCATTCGCCCACGATCGCGGGTTCCTTACCGGCCAGTTTCCGGCCGTGCCCGCCGCCGATGAAAATTCTGAGCCAAACACCGACCAGCGTTCGGCGCCGTCGGAAGGGTTCGACTCAGCCCGCTGA
- a CDS encoding TIGR03089 family protein translates to MVSLSSSGPSIARPGADLIAHVGGSARPALIQYHQDGSRTELSGRVLVNWAAKTANLLEHHGIDTAGLAVLDLPVHWLTLAASLGISWDFDEIRCFGDGDDAVQDAALIVTTAPERWAEHSGELIVVTSLTGASGSSGAQLPSHAIDFDDEVASQADQHVGIAPDLITGTEGASLRLAAASPASAWAFEGGLILAERGTHLTEDLLAAVHEQWSRRCPVIMVEVTDAAEDTGGAGGETLAPERVEHLREVERLGDSAG, encoded by the coding sequence ATGGTTTCCCTCTCGTCGTCCGGCCCGTCGATCGCCCGCCCGGGCGCGGACCTGATCGCCCACGTCGGGGGCTCGGCCCGTCCCGCACTGATTCAGTACCACCAGGACGGGTCGCGCACCGAACTCTCGGGACGAGTGTTAGTGAATTGGGCAGCGAAAACGGCGAACCTGTTAGAGCATCATGGCATCGATACCGCCGGGCTGGCGGTGCTCGATCTACCCGTGCACTGGCTCACCCTGGCCGCCTCCCTAGGAATCTCCTGGGATTTTGATGAGATTCGGTGTTTTGGTGACGGCGACGACGCTGTTCAGGACGCCGCGTTGATCGTCACCACCGCACCCGAACGGTGGGCAGAGCACTCCGGTGAGCTGATCGTGGTGACCTCACTGACCGGAGCGTCCGGGTCGTCTGGGGCGCAGTTGCCCAGCCATGCCATTGATTTCGACGACGAGGTGGCCTCCCAGGCGGACCAGCATGTGGGAATAGCGCCGGATCTGATCACCGGCACCGAAGGTGCCTCGCTCCGGCTAGCAGCAGCCTCGCCGGCGAGCGCCTGGGCTTTTGAGGGTGGGCTGATTCTTGCGGAGCGCGGCACCCACCTCACCGAGGATCTCCTCGCTGCGGTGCATGAGCAGTGGTCGCGACGGTGCCCGGTCATCATGGTAGAGGTGACCGACGCTGCAGAAGATACCGGGGGCGCCGGGGGTGAGACGCTCGCCCCGGAACGGGTGGAGCATCTGCGCGAGGTCGAGCGGCTCGGCGACTCAGCGGGCTGA
- a CDS encoding WhiB family transcriptional regulator — protein sequence MENAQRLDSSRRDVEPTTQRPTRGVPSDWFIDPADPQAADHADVTLDDQATAFLAAHEALESTDALAETGSTGADLATVTALHPGDAPAPQSAPDAGTWLGIPGFGHPEDEGELAWQADALCAQTDPEAFFPEKGGSTRDAKKVCSACTVRSECLEYALANDERFGIWGGLSERERRRLRKKSS from the coding sequence ATGGAGAACGCACAACGGCTGGACTCATCTCGACGCGATGTCGAGCCCACCACGCAGCGTCCGACACGTGGCGTACCCTCTGACTGGTTCATTGACCCCGCCGACCCCCAGGCGGCGGATCATGCCGACGTCACCCTAGACGACCAGGCCACCGCCTTCCTGGCGGCTCACGAGGCTCTGGAGAGCACCGATGCTCTCGCCGAGACCGGTTCCACTGGCGCGGACCTGGCCACCGTGACCGCCTTGCACCCCGGCGACGCCCCGGCCCCGCAGTCGGCACCGGATGCCGGTACCTGGCTGGGCATTCCCGGTTTTGGTCACCCCGAAGACGAGGGCGAACTGGCCTGGCAGGCCGATGCGCTCTGCGCCCAGACCGACCCCGAGGCGTTCTTCCCCGAAAAGGGAGGCTCCACCCGCGACGCCAAGAAGGTCTGCTCGGCGTGCACTGTACGCTCCGAATGCCTCGAATACGCCCTGGCCAACGACGAACGCTTCGGCATCTGGGGTGGGCTCTCCGAGCGTGAGCGCCGCCGCCTGCGCAAGAAGTCATCCTGA